The Zingiber officinale cultivar Zhangliang chromosome 10A, Zo_v1.1, whole genome shotgun sequence genome contains a region encoding:
- the LOC122026200 gene encoding copper transport protein ATX1-like isoform X1: MSCEGCVGAVKRVLTKMEGVESFDVDLKEQKVTVKGNVNPEAVLQTVSKTGKRTSFWEEGAPTDASASATTA; encoded by the exons ATGTCGTGTGAAGGCTGTGTTGGAGCGGTTAAGAGGGTTCTCACCAAAATGGAAG GTGTTGAATCCTTTGATGTTGATCTGAAGGAGCAGAAAGTGACTGTCAAAGGCAATGTAAACCCTGAAGCTGTTCTTCAGACTGTTTCAAAGACTGGCAAAAGGACTTCATTCTGGGAGGAAGGTGCTCCAACTGATGCCTCAGCTTCTGCTACGACTGCATGA
- the LOC122026200 gene encoding copper transport protein ATX1-like isoform X2 yields MSQTVVLKVGMSCEGCVGAVKRVLTKMEGVESFDVDLKEQKVTVKGNVNPEAVLQTVSKTGKRTSFWEEGAPTDASASATTA; encoded by the exons ATGTCGCAG ACTGTTGTTCTTAAGGTTGGTATGTCGTGTGAAGGCTGTGTTGGAGCGGTTAAGAGGGTTCTCACCAAAATGGAAG GTGTTGAATCCTTTGATGTTGATCTGAAGGAGCAGAAAGTGACTGTCAAAGGCAATGTAAACCCTGAAGCTGTTCTTCAGACTGTTTCAAAGACTGGCAAAAGGACTTCATTCTGGGAGGAAGGTGCTCCAACTGATGCCTCAGCTTCTGCTACGACTGCATGA
- the LOC122026540 gene encoding mitogen-activated protein kinase kinase kinase 17-like encodes MAIHDYRRGPIIGRGASATVSLATSLPSGQEFAVKSSDLAFSGSLQREQSILSALDSPFVISYLGFDVALPAPGLRPCFNLFLEYAPGGSLSEAIKKQGGRLAEPSIRSHARDVLGGLTYLHAAGVAHCDVKCQNVLLCAGGRAKLADFGCARRSNETDRRFSGGTPMFMAPEVARGEVQGAPADVWALGCTVIEMTTGRPPWPQAENPVSALHRIAFSDDVPEFPSGVSGDCKDFLSKCLKRDPRERRTAAELLQHPFVASCSEMDHPPSNSDANLDGVSPTSALDQAFWELLSDDDELAEQSPEEDPLVRMKSLIGGNRHNWEWDENWVTVRSHGRELTFPTTDLIAENFETTTTPATIASEEYTLDVNHIGAQSVHSNFDRIDSISNVKCKINVSISAMERIKIEILNWCNAPINSIAANGLDLNIVVECF; translated from the coding sequence ATGGCGATCCATGACTACCGCCGTGGCCCCATCATCGGCCGAGGAGCCTCCGCCACCGTCTCCCTCGCCACCTCCCTGCCCTCCGGCCAGGAGTTCGCCGTCAAGTCCTCTGACCTCGCCTTCTCCGGTTCCCTGCAGCGCGAGCAGAGCATTCTGTCCGCGCTCGACTCGCCTTTTGTCATCTCCTACTTGGGCTTCGACGTCGCGCTGCCCGCGCCCGGGCTCCGCCCCTGCTTCAACCTCTTCTTGGAGTACGCCCCTGGCGGCTCGCTCTCCGAGGCCATCAAGAAGCAGGGCGGCCGGCTCGCCGAGCCCTCCATCCGATCCCACGCCCGCGACGTCCTCGGTGGACTCACCTACCTCCACGCAGCCGGCGTCGCCCACTGCGATGTCAAGTGCCAGAACGTGCTGCTCTGCGCCGGCGGCCGCGCCAAGCTCGCCGACTTCGGATGCGCGCGGCGGAGCAACGAGACGGATCGTCGCTTCTCGGGCGGCACGCCCATGTTCATGGCGCCAGAGGTGGCGCGCGGGGAGGTGCAGGGGGCGCCGGCCGACGTCTGGGCCCTCGGATGCACCGTCATTGAGATGACCACGGGGCGGCCGCCGTGGCCGCAGGCTGAGAACCCCGTAAGCGCCCTCCACCGAATCGCGTTCTCCGACGACGTGCCAGAGTTCCCCAGCGGGGTGTCGGGAGATTGCaaggacttcctgagcaagtgtCTGAAAAGGGACCCGCGCGAGCGGCGGACGGCGGCGGAGCTCCTCCAGCACCCGTTCGTCGCTTCCTGCTCCGAGATGGATCATCCGCCCTCGAATTCCGATGCAAATCTCGACGGGGTTTCTCCTACCAGCGCTCTGGACCAGGCGTTCTGGGAGTTGCTCTCCGACGACGACGAGCTGGCCGAGCAATCGCCGGAGGAGGATCCACTTgtgagaatgaaaagcttaatcgGCGGTAACCGTCATAATTGGGAATGGGATGAGAACTGGGTAACGGTGAGAAGCCACGGCCGGGAATTGACCTTTCCGACCACTGACCTGATCGCAGAGAACTTCGAGACGACAACAACTCCGGCGACGATCGCGAGTGAAGAGTACACGTTGGACGTCAATCACATTGGTGCCCAATCTGTACATTCTAATTTCGACCGCATCGATTCAATTTCAAATGTTAAATGTaaaataaatgtttcaattagtGCCATGGAAAGAATCAAAATTGAGATTTTAAATTGGTGTAACGCCCCAATTAATTCAATCGCAGCCAACGGATTAGATCTAAACATTGTAGTGGAATGTTTCTAA